The segment cctgaatagccacagcaatctggaaaaagaaaaccaaagcaggagacatcacaatcccagacttcaagctatactaccaagctgtaatcatcaagacagtatggtactggcacaagaacagatactcagatcaatggaacagaatagagaacccagaaatggacccacaaacgtatggctaactaatctttgacaaagcaagaaagaatatccaatggaataaagacagtctcttcagcaagtggtgctgggaaaactggacagcgacatgcagaagaatgaacctgaaccactttcttacaccatacacaaaaatgaactcaaaatggatgaaagacctcaatgtaagacaggaagccatcaaaacccttgaggagaaagcaggcaaaaacctctttgaccttggccgcagcaacttcttactcaacacatctctggaggcaagggaaacaaaagctaaaatgaactactgggacctcatcaaaattaaaatcttctgcacagaaaaggaaacaatctgcaaaactaaaaggcaacccacagaatgggagaagatatttgcaaatgacatatcagataaagggttagtatccaaaatctataaagaacttatcgaactcaacacccaaaaaacaaataatctagtgaagaaatgggcaaaagacatgaatggacacttctgcaaggaagacatccagatggccaactgacacatgaaaaaatgttcaacatctctcatcatcaggaaaatacaaatcaaaaccacaatgagataccacctcacacctgtcagaatgactaacattaacaactcaggcaaaaacagatgttggcgaagatgcagagaaagaggatctcttttgcattgttggtgggaatgcaagctggtgcagccactctggaaaagagtatggaggttcctcaaaaaaactaaaaatagaactaccctacgacccagcaattgcactactaggcatttatccacaggatacaggtgtgttgttttgaagggacacatgtacccccatgtttatagcagcgctatcaacaagagccaaagtatggaaagagcccaaatgtccatcaatggatgaataaagaagatgtggtatatatatagaatggaatattactcagctatcaaacatatgaaatcttgccatttgcaactacattgatggaactggagggtattatgctaagtgaaattagtcagagaaagacaaaaatcatatgacttcactcagatgaggactttaagagacaaaacagatgaacgtaagggaagggaaacaaaaataatataaaaacagggagggggacaaaacagaagacacccatagatatggagaacaaactgatggttactggaggggttgtgggaggggggatgggctaaatgggtcaggggcattaaggaatctactcctgaaatcattgtttcactatacgctaactaatttggatgtaaattttaaaaaattaaaaataaaattaaaaaatataaagtcccTATGCATCATAAATACAATTACCCATTATCAATTTCTATTCCCTGGGTTAGTTGTTATCCATTTTACCTCTTACAACCTTCTCAGTAGTTTCTGGATTCCCTGCTTGATCTCTTTGGTCCTCACACCATAAACAATGGGGTTCAGAGCTGGGGGGATGAGGTGGTGCAGGATGTTGAGCAGGATGGGGACATCTGGGGGAATTCTCTTCCTGGCCAGGTTAGTGATGACCAGAACCAGCAGGACAGTGCTGAAGAAGAGGATGAGGATGAAGTGGGAACCGCACGTGCTCAGGGCCTTGGCCGCAGCACCCTCAGCCTTGATCCTTAGCACAGCTTTCAGGATGAAGGAGTAGGAGAGAACAATAAGGATGAGGTCAGAGCCCAGGAGGGTCCAGCCTGCCACAAACTGGTAGAGCCGGTTGAAGGTGATGTCATCACAAGAGAGTTTGGACACAGACAGGTTAGTGCAGATGCAGTTCTTGATGATGTTCCCTGCACAATATCTGAGTCGGGAAGAAAGGActggaacaggaaggaaaaagaggccaTTCCGGGCCACAACAAATATGGTAGCTCTAACCACAAAACGGTCGGTGATTATGGATGGGTATCGTAGTGGGTGGCaaatggccacatagcggtcataggccatgaccATGAATGTGCAGGACTCCATGGCAAGGAAGCAATTCATGATGAACATCTGGAGGAAGCAGGCAGAAAAGCTGATGGACCTGAGGTCAAACCAGAAGATGGCCAGGACCTTGGGGATGACAGTCAGGCAGAGCACGATGtccagcagggagaggaggctgagCAGGTAGTACATGGGCTCATGCAGAGAGGCCTCCAGCTGGATGGTGAGCAGGAGGGTGGCGTTGGCCCCCATGgccaggaggaaaaggaggctgaggggcagagacaacCAATGCTGCCAACTCTGGTAGTTAGGAAAGCAGATGAGGAGGAATTCGGAGACTGGAGCAGTGGAGTAGTTGCTGGGTGAGGCCATGTAAAGTGCTCTGTACAAGTTAAAAATCCAGAGTCCCTTAAAATGTAGGACAAAATACATTAACATAGAAAATATGTGTTCTATATGTAGTAAAATTCAGGTTTCCATGGGTCTCTTAACCTATCTCAATGAAATTTTTGAATAATcaatatcatcaccatcatcatcatcaccatatCAATATTTGCTGACATTAACTGAACAGTTACCATGTGCTACACATTACGCCGAATGTTTATATTCATTAACACATTTAGTcctttaaataaacacttaagagTAATAATATTGTTATCCTAATTTTCCAGGtaattaaaaggaacaaagaggGGCAAACTTTTTTGATAAAAGTTATACATCCAGTAAGTACTGAAGCCAAGTCTGTGACAAAAGAGTCTGACTCTAAAGTCTCTGCTTGCAGCCACTATACATTGTTTAGCCTCAACAAGCACAATTACTTACTAAGCCCCACTTTCCTTCAGAGTTTAGGACTAGCTTATGGAGAGCTCTGTTCAGCAGAATACATGGAGGTCCTAGAAAAGCCCAGCCCCCTAATCCATATACTTGGACAGGGCCTGACTTCAGGGtttccaatttttattctttaggaaACATTGGAATGGAGGTAGGGCATCCCTTGACTCCACCCAAGAAGAATAATATCTTCTAGTACCAAAcaggatttcacttttttttgtttatttatttatttcaagacagagagagaatgcacaggagtgggggaagacagagacagagggagagagaatcccaagtaggcctcacatctagcatggagcccaatgcagggctcaaacccacaaatcataagataatgacctgagccgaaagcaagagtcccacattcaaccaactgagccacccaggtgccccaggatttcaCTTTTAAAAGCACAGTGTTTATCACTCTTACTAGGTTATTTACTGTGTTTCTCTTTGTGCTTTGTGCTCTCAAGAatgctttcttttgtttggaTTCCTTAGAAAAGTCTTACAGTTTCAGGGGTAcattaagagtctgacttgggttcaggtcatgatctcaccatttgtgagttcaagccctgtgttgggctctgtgcttggagcttggagcctggagcctggagcctggagcctgctttggattctgtgtctccctctctctctgcccctacccctctcaaGCTctatatctctctgtctctcaaaagtaaataaatgttttaaaaaatttttaaaaagaaacgcctatgtatttcatattttggtGTACTGAGGATACACCAGTAGGTTCACCAAAGGTAGATTATGAGCTAGATAAATAAGTATGGTTCAAGTATATAAACTTATACAGGATCTATTTATCTGGTAAGCAGCATTGTCTGTGATTCCTTATAGCCAAAATCCAATTATCCTATCCATATGGAATCTATGATCTGTATGCTCATatactttgattttttgtttcttttgttgggTACCATCTTATTTACCTCACTACTAAACAAAGAACAGAGTGGCCAAGTACTAAGAAGACTGACAGTAAGGGCTGTCATAGccaaagaagcagaagagagtCAGCTAGTTAAGACAGACTAAAAGAAAGAGCTCAGGCAGCAAATAATCAATATAATCAAGTGGGATTATTGAGCCTGCTCATCTGTCCTATataaaaaatatcttcagaaaGAATAAATTGTGTGAGAAGGTATTAGACTAGCtgccaaagaatataaaatccaAGGAATTTCACTCCAAAAATCCCAGACTTTCCAAATGTAgattatataatacacacacacacacacacacacacacacacacacacacacacacactttctacTGATTATAGGGCTTTAAAACAAGCCAAGGATTCAGGAGCTAAAACTATAGAAGGAACAATTATGGATCAGTTCTGTCCTTCATTTTCATATGGGATTAGGAAAATGACTCTCAATGTGAATCAGAAATTTAAgaaggattggggcacctgggtggctcagtcagttaagcatctgacttcagctcaggtcatgatctcacagtttgtgggttcaaggcccatgtcaagctctgtgctgacagctcagatcctgcttctgattctgcatctccctctctctctgcccctcccccatcgaaaataaataaacattaaaaaattaaaacaaaagaaatttaaaaaggaaagaaaacatagttatatttttagaaaatgcttgTCCTTTCCATGAACCTCAAGTTCTATATCCTCAGAGTGACCCACTCTACTTGAATAAGCAAGAAAATACTCAGTGCCTTCCCTGTACCTTGTCTTAATATTACGCATACAAATGTATGGCATGGATTAATCAAACACTGGTATCCTAATTAATAGAGGAAAATTGACTTAACAACCCTTTTAAGACATTATAGTTGTGACTCTAATAAAGTTGATCTTACAAACAGTGGGAAAGAGACAAAAGCACAGATGAATGAAGCAATGTGATATGGTTCAAAGTTGGCCTCCGACAAGTGAATTCCAAGTCTGGCTCCTATACTCATTGTATGATTCTGTGAGCTATTTAAACTctatgataggggcgcctgggtggctcagtcggttaagcaagtgacttcggctcaggacatgatctcatggttcagacTTTGAgctcacatcaggttctgtgctgatagttcagagatgaaagccagcttcagattgtttccccctctccctctctgcccctcccccattcaggcttgctctctctctctctctctctctctctctctctcataaacattacaaaaatttaaactCTATGACATATACATCCCTCATTTATGAAATAGATAAATGATATTTAACTTCAGATGTtgtggagagaaaaaggggctATGATCTCCTGAGGTCCTGTTAGGCCCAGAGACACAAGGAGTTGAGAGCATCAgagaaggatacaaaaatgaggCAAATCCACCTGGGGGAGAAGAAGGACTCTCTGTGTAGGGAATGGTAAGAGAAGAAACATCAATGTGGATGATCAGTATGATTGGTGGTGAGGTGCTAGGGGGTGATAGATCCTAAGTTCTTTGGGGGAAGCAAGCAGGAAAGCAGAGGGTCAGGAGACATGGTTAAGGTGTGCAGGGGCAGCCCTGTGAGGTCCACCTGAGGGCAGGCATTATCACATACACTgtaaggaagcacagagaacttgAAACAGGGAAGTGATGTGCGGTAGATGGGACACAGGGAATCAcacagcagggagggaggctTTCAGAGAGTCCTGAACAGTACAAAGGAAAAGTGATGAAGATCTGAATGCAGGCCATGTAGGTGGAGAAGAAGGATGTATTCGAGGTGTGGGGAGAACTACAGGATTTAGTGAAAGAAAGgatgagcaggcagagagactggaGTCCAGAATGTCGCCAAGCACCTTTTAGTGATACAGGGAAAAAAGGTCCTTTTCAGACCTCCTATAACACTGGTATTTTCTCCCAGGTAGCAATATACTTTTGGCTCTGTTTTAGTAAATTCCATAAGAGCTGGaccatttttcctctttctgtattctCCTCAGTGAAACTGAGGCCTCCTAATGTGAGCAATGAGGACTTGTTGGGCATCTGGGACATTGTTCTGATATTCAGTATCCAGTTCCAGTACTGATGGACATTTACAAAGGGGTGATCCTTGTGCTAAGTACTATTGACCAAACATGGTCTGTGATGATGATACACCGACAGTCTATAAGGTCAGGCAAGTcttgaataaacaaaattacaaGAGAAGACTCAAGCCAAGACTGGAAAACGGAGCGACCACCTTGACTCATAGATGAATTTAGACGAGGACAGAAAGGAAGATTCTCACCCAGCCAGGCACAGGGCCTTGGTCACCCAGCCATGATATGGGAAGGGGCCTTGGAGTCTACGGAAGTTTGCAAACCCTTATGGACACAAAATGACTCAGCCTCATCCCTGAATGAAATAACAGCATGAGGTCAGTCCCTGCCACTCAGCCCTACTCCAGATCTAAGCATCTTAGCAGGGTCAGCATGTACACCAGACCCTATTGAAAgagttccttttcctttatgTACTAGGTTCctggatttctctctcctctcatgaTCTCCTTCCTCACAGTTTTCCTGCTTGGTCCAGCTTGAGACTCACCAGTTTCAGAAAGCTGCACTGCTGCTGTTTCTGGCTGCCAGAGAAAGCACTAAACTGACCCCTCCATGAGTTCTGGAGGCTGGTTTTATGAACTCTGGCTCCACTGTGCCCCCTCTCTTTCCATTGCTCACCAGAGTTGGTGCCCTTGTTAAACACTTGGGCCCTCAGGCCCTATGGTCTATTTCCCAAGAGAACGTATTGTAAAAGGCTTAATTCAGCATTTTCAATAAAGTAAGAGCAGGGGACTCTTGGGGAGTCTAAATAAAGAAGCTCTGGGAAAAGAAGGGTAAGGAAACTGCATGATGAGAATCTTCTCAGGGAAAATTTATACGGATGCACCTGAGGGGAAGAAGTGAGTAAACTCTCCTCAGCCCTATAACTCCATGGAGGAGGTGACAGAGGAACATCCCCAGAAATCAAAGGAGCATGGGCCTCAGAGGAGCATGGACCATGGGCAACCAGGCGCAAAGGAGCACTTTCCCTGTGAGCCCCTCTCCTGCAGTGGGAGCACCAGTGGTCTTGACACAAGACCACTTGACATCCCTGGGAGGGGTCCTGTTTACACACATGTGCTCTCATGGCCAAGATTTTACCTTCATGGCTGTGCTTGGTTTAAACTCTGTCACATAAGTATGGTTGCAGAAAGTTCAACTGTTAACACTTCCAGGGCAACACTTGGCATTGCTTCCTTGGGGAACAAGTGGAACTTCCACCAGTGCAGCCACCTCTTTGCATTGATGCACAGTAGGACTTAGAAAATAGCCTCTCCTGTGGACCTTCCCAGATGCGTCTTAGGATAGGGACTTTCCAGCTAAATGTAGGATCTTTGGGGTTTGGGGCACAGGAATCTTGGAGAGAGGAGAGCAAGTGGAGTCTGGTTCTAGGTCTC is part of the Felis catus isolate Fca126 chromosome D1, F.catus_Fca126_mat1.0, whole genome shotgun sequence genome and harbors:
- the LOC101096762 gene encoding olfactory receptor 56A4, which produces MLMYFVLHFKGLWIFNLYRALYMASPSNYSTAPVSEFLLICFPNYQSWQHWLSLPLSLLFLLAMGANATLLLTIQLEASLHEPMYYLLSLLSLLDIVLCLTVIPKVLAIFWFDLRSISFSACFLQMFIMNCFLAMESCTFMVMAYDRYVAICHPLRYPSIITDRFVVRATIFVVARNGLFFLPVPVLSSRLRYCAGNIIKNCICTNLSVSKLSCDDITFNRLYQFVAGWTLLGSDLILIVLSYSFILKAVLRIKAEGAAAKALSTCGSHFILILFFSTVLLVLVITNLARKRIPPDVPILLNILHHLIPPALNPIVYGVRTKEIKQGIQKLLRRL